In the genome of Streptomyces sp. Tu 3180, the window GAGCCGTAGGTGAGTCCGTGGTAGCTGCCGCGCAGGCCGACGACGATCTTGCGGGTGTCGTCGCCGCGCAGGGCGTGGTAGTGGCGGGCGGTCTTCATCACCAGGTCGTTGGCGGAGCCGCCGGAGGTGGAGAAGATCACCCGGCCGTAGTGGTCGGCGCCGGCGAGTTCGACGAGGGCGTCGGCGGCCCGGCGGGCCCAGGTGTGCTCGTAGCGGAAGATGCTCAGGTAGGAGGCCTCGTGGAGGGCCTCGGCGATGGCGTCGGCGATGACGGTGTTGCCGTGGCCGAGGTTGGCGTTCCACAGTCCGCTGTCGCCGTCGAGGAGTTCGCGCCCGTCGCTGAAGCGGATGCGCATGCCCTCGGCGGAGACGGCGCACAGGTCGTCGCGGCCGTGCTGGGAGGGCGGGACCAGGCTGGTCCACAGGGCCTGGTAGCTCATCGGCGCACCTCGGCCTCGATCAGGACGTCGTGGTGACGGCCGGTTCCCTGCCCGATGGGGCTGGTGGCGACGACGGTGAAGCCGGCCGCCTCGAGTTCGGCGACGACCCGCCGGGCGGGCAGGACGCCGATGGTGGTGGTGGCGACGGTGACGGGGCCGTCGGCCGGCACGGGGTGCGGGAGCACGGTGACGGTGCGGGTGGCCGCGCCGGGGCTCCACTGCTCGTACATCAGGTAGCCGCGGCCGCGGGCGCCGGTGACGGGGATCTCGGACTCGCCGGTGCCGTCCTCGGCGGCGTCGACGTCGACGGTGGTGAGCAGGAAGCGGCCGCCGGGGGCGAGGTGGTCGCGGACGCACCGGTAGAGGCCGGGGCGGTCCTCGTCGGGGAGGAGGGAGATGGTGGTGGTGCCGAGCAGCACGACCCCGTAGCGGCGGCCGAGCCGGAAGTCGCTCATGTCGGCCTCGACGCTGTCGCAGCGCCGCCGCACCTCGTCGGGGGCGCCGGCGAGGCCGGCCCGCAGCAGGGCGA includes:
- the mpaM gene encoding daptide-type RiPP biosynthesis methyltransferase → MSTLLSPARAGTPLTGRAGAAVDALGDRARLCDLYDAHGSRIYHDICGRTTQEVPEILAAVRGADGPVLDLAAGSGRLTFPLLAAGHEVTALELSPDMLALLRAGLAGAPDEVRRRCDSVEADMSDFRLGRRYGVVLLGTTTISLLPDEDRPGLYRCVRDHLAPGGRFLLTTVDVDAAEDGTGESEIPVTGARGRGYLMYEQWSPGAATRTVTVLPHPVPADGPVTVATTTIGVLPARRVVAELEAAGFTVVATSPIGQGTGRHHDVLIEAEVRR